The genomic stretch TCGCCAAGTAAGTGCGTACAACATTGTTGGTAATGAAACAATTGCTGGACAAAATTCATATGCAACATTCCTTTGCGAACCGTTAGCTACAATTTCTAAATCACAAGCTACTGTTCAATTAGTAAATACAGTACAACCTGCAAGCGTTGGAATTGCTCCACCAACACCTGAATCTTTCTATTCTCTTCCAACAACACTTCCTACTGGAATTGCTGATGGTCGTCTAGCTAAAAACCGTATCCCTGCTGATTTAAATGATGCACTTGATATCAATGGTGCTGCTGCACAAAGAGCATACACTGGTAAAGTATTTGGACAAATTGGATACACATGGAACGAACATCGTTACACTCCATCTGCGTCTTTAATCGGGAATTCACTAATGATAATAACAATGCTGCTCAATTATGGAGCGTTGGCATTCAGGGTTCATTGAATTTCTAGATTTTACAAATAAACAGGGAGTTTTTTAATGAGAATTAACAAACTAGTTATAGTTTTTTCCTGTATGTTGGGTGCTTATGCACCCAACATACAGACAGGCCCTTTTACCGGTGGTGGTAGTAGCTTTACTGGTACTCCATCAGGGGCATCTTCTACGCCAGCTGGAAACAATAATAGCAATGCTAATAACAATCCAAACGTACCAGTCAAAGCTGTTATTTCTAATATCTTAAGTGCAAATCCTACAAGCTCAACTACACCGGCTCCATATAAAACATATGGCCCAACAGATATCATCACTCACCTTGCAACTGCAGAAACTAAATTTTTTACAACCTATTCTAATACTCCAAACAGAGTTGATTCTTGGACTATTGGATCTCCTACAAGCTCAACTTTTTCAACAAATGCTTCAGGTGAAATTTCAAAACTTGTTTCTGGTGATAACTTAGTAGCAGCTCTTAACAGTGCAGATCAACACGTTGCAGATCTATGGACTTTTGATGGTTCAACACAATTTACAAACACTATCGACAATCCAATTGTTGATAGTGTTTGTAAATGGGTATAATTCATACCTTGCTCAAGGAAAACGTTTTGAGCGCTACTTTAATGCTCAGGGACCAACATTTGAAGATAGCTGCCCTGTTTTTGCAGGACGCGTTAACTCTGTTGTTACCTCAAAAGACTCGAACTATATTTTCACAGTTAATGATGAAAATAATCATATTGAGTGCTGGAATAGCGCAACGGGCGTTAAAATATCTTCAGTTTGTGCACAAGGACCAGTAACTCGTCTTGCAACTCAAGATGGTTATGTTTTCTCTGTTTCAATTAATGAGTCAAATCAGATTGAAGTTTTCAGCTTTGTCTGTCCGTATGATCCTTCTTTTGTCGCAACATTAACAGCTGCTGGCCCAGTCAGACAGTTGGTAGTTGCCTCTGGCGGATGCGCTCGCGTATTTGCTACAAACAGCATGAATATTAATGAAGTTGAAGGCTGGAAGCATGATGGCTGCAGAATTAATAATTTTGATCCATTAACATTTTGCTCACCTGTACATCATATTGCTGCAGATGAAAATCGCGTTACAGTTTATGGCAAAGACAAAGATGAAGATAAAATGGAAAGCTACAATGTGTATTGTGGTGACCATGAATCTTGCTTTACCATTCCTAAATCTGTAGTAACTCACCTTGGATCAACAGATTGTGGTAACGTGTATGCCGTTTTTGAGAATGCTCCAAATCAAGTTCAAAAGTTTGATCGTTGCGGTGGACATGCTGTAGCATTCAAAGAAAAGGCTTCAGGAGATATATCTAAAATGGCCGTTGCTGATGACTTAATTGTCACGGTAAGCGATAACAATATTGTTGATATTTTCTCTGCAGACGGATGTAAAATTTCATCTGTTGAATTAGATGGATCCTTTGGCGAAGTTATTTTCAGTAATATTTCTGTAATCGACCTTGTTATTAATAGTGAATGCGATGGATCAATTTATATCACTATGGAAGCTTTGATTTTCACAGGCGATGATATTACCAACCTGAATTCTTTTATCTTAAAGCTGAAGCCCGATGGTCAGTTTGCTTGGTATTATCAAGGACGCTCATATGAGGTTATTAGATCTCTTGCAACATCACCTAATGCTGATTATGTTTTTGCCGTAACAGAAGAAGATGCAATTATTGCATTTGACAACCGTCATGGCAAAAGAGTTGGTAAATTCTATGGCAATGCTCCAATTTCTAAAATTGTTGCCTATGATGATGCAAAAGTTTGCTTTATTTATGAGTCACGCCCTTCTGTTGTTCATGTTATGGATTTCTGTGTGCCATCATGCCCAGAAACAATTGGTAGAATTGATGTAGGCGATAGAGTTTTACACATGCTTGGCACTTCAAGCTGCCATAATAAATTATTAGTAGTTCCAGCATGCAACAGTAATCAAGTTTACGGATGGGACGTTAGTCATCTAAATTGCGAAGGCGAATTTAACACTCTTGATGGATTTGATCCATTAACTGTGTGTGAAGGACCTATCGATTTCTTAGTTTCAAGCGCACCTTCAAACTTTACGTTGTATCGTGAAGGATACTTAACTAATTATCGCTTTGAAGATGAAGGTGATGTTAATATGCAATTTAATTTGCATGAACAAATCACTCACCTTGCATCAACTCGCTGCGATAGAGTTTTTGCTAGTATTGAAACAAACAAAAAACAAATATACAAATGGTGCTCCGAAGGTGGATCATCTTCAACATTCTGCCATGATGCGCAAGGACCGATTGCTCAATTAGTTGCAACAGGCAAATACGTTTTAGCTTTAAACAATTGTGCTGACACGGTCGATATCTGGAATTATCATGGCTCACACAAAGGATCTATCAATAAATCTGGCATCAATGATATTGCGGTCAACAATTGTGATACTGAGCAAGAAGAAGAAGAGTGCGAAGGCTCTGTCTACTTAGCACACGAAAACCATGTTATTCTTTACAGCACAGATGGCGACAATGAAACAATGTTCCCTCAAGTTTCAGGAACAGTTACTCTTATCGCTTCAAATGACGACAAAGCATTAGTATTTACAGCTAACTCAGATAATAATAAAATTGAAGCATTTACTACTGAAGGCGTAACGTCTTCACACATTTGTGCTTCTGGACCAATTACACAATTGGTATCAAAAAGTGACTTTGTGTTTGCTGTAAATTCATCAAATCCAGATCAAATTGAAATCTTTGATTTTAGCTGCTCACATGATCCATACCTTCTTGATACTGTAACAGCTGCAGGACCGATTGTGCAAATCACTGCATCTGCTAACGGACTAGAATTGTATGCGACAAACAGCACAAATCCTAAAGATATTCAAGGATGGAGCATTGATTCTGGAAGCTGTACTCCAGCAACAGAGCTTGACACATACAATCCATTTACATTAACAAACAACATGAATCTTTTAGCAGCAGATGATTCTGTAATCGCTATTTTTAGACAAGCTTCATAATTAACTTTTAATACTTAACAAAAAATAAGCCTCATGAAATAAATTTATTTTATGAGGCTTATTTAAAAAAGATCTTTTAAATAGTATATGTATATCCCCAAAAAGGAGAGTAGTTCATGATCAAAAAAATGTTATATGTCGGTATGTTTTTAACATCACTGACACAGGTTATAATCCCAAAAAAAGCACAGCGGGCTGTGCAACCATCATCAAGCTCTATCACAGGAAGCTTATACAAGTACGATTTAACAAATTCAGTTTCAGCGTCTAGCTACGACAATCATAATTTACGATTAAATCACATAGCAACACATGGTGGAAAAGTTTTTGCATCAGCACAAAGCGTTTCTCCTGACAACGTAACAAATTCTTCTAAAGTTCATTCTTGGAACGTTGGCTGCTCTGGTGAATTCTCAACATTTTGTCACCCTGCCGCTGGACCAATTACTGATATTCAAGCTGCTTCTGGATTTGTAGCAACATTAAATAGCACATGCCCAGCTAAAGCTGATGTATGGTGCTCTGAAGGATACAAATTATCATGCATTAAAAACTGTGAACCTATCACAAAGATGGCGTTAAACAACTATGACTGCGAAAAGAATCTTTTCCTTGCTTATGGCAAACATTTTAATAGGTATGCCGCTGATGGTTGCTTTATTGAAACTTGCCCAGCTGCTCCAGGAAGAGTAAATGCTATAGCAACTTCAAAATCTTCAGATTATATTTTTGTTGCAAATGACGAAAATAACAAATTAGAGTGTTGGAATAATGCAACAGGTGTTAAAGTTTCTTCTGTTTGCACAGATGGTGCAATAATTCGTCTTGCAACACAAGATGATTATGTTTTTGTTGTCTCAGAAGGAAGCTGTAATCAAATTCAAATCTTTGATTTCACCTGTGCTTATGAACCATCACATATCACAACGGTAACAGCTTGTGGTCCAATTAGAGAAATGGTTGTCGCTTCTGGTGGGTATGCTCGAGTGTTTGTAACGCATAGCAATGATTTAACAAAGCTTGAAGGCTGGTGCTTAGAAGATGGATGCTGTGGAATGGAAGTAAATACCATTAGTGGATTTGATCCATTAACATTCTGCATTGACATCAGCCATATTGCTGCTGATGAAAATCGCGTTACTGTTTATGGTAAAAATGAAGATGAAGACAAAATGGAAAGCTATAGTGTTTACTGTGGTGATCATGAATCTTGCTTTACAATACCTAAATCAACCATTACTCACTTAGCAACAACACACTGTGGAGAAGCTTTTGCTGTTTTCTCAAATATTCCAAACAAAGTACAAAAATTTAATAGTTGTGGTGGCCATGCACAGGAATTCTGTGAGTCAACATGTGGCGATATCACAAAGCTATACGCGGGAGAATCGTTAATTGCTGCAGTTGCTCATAATAACAAAAAAGTAACTATTTATAGTGCTTGCGGTGATGTACAAGGAACTATTGAATCTTGTGAAGCGATTACAGATGTAGTTATCACCAATGATCAATATATTTATTTGGCTGTTGGCTCAACTATTAAAAAATACTCATCTTGCGGTCATCATCAGTGTGATTTCGATGGAAAAGCTTATTCAGAAATTACTATACTTGCAACAACTGATTGCTCTGATTATATTTACGCAGCAACAAAAGATAGCACAATCTTGGTTTTCGAATCTAATTCTGGTCAACAAGTAAGCAAATACTACAGCAACACCCCAATCAAATTAATGAACGCTCTTTCAGATGGTGTTATTGCTTTTGTAACAACAACATGTGCCAATATGATCAGAATCTTAAATTTCCAAGATTTATGTAACCCAGCTATTTACAACAGCATTAATATTAATGATTGGACTTGTGGAGTTGTAGAAAAGCTAGCTGTAAGCTCGCATTGTGGAAATCGTGTATTCGCAGTAACAAATGACAACCCTCATGATGTTTGGGGTTGGAGATTTGCTGAAAACTGTGAATGGGAAAGTGTGATTTGCACATACAATCCACTGAGTGAACCATCTGACGTCAATTTCTTAGTTGCAGGCAAAGAGAGACTATTTGTTGGCGGCGATTGCTTCCTGCGCAACTATGAATATAATGATGGCGACGACATCAGCACATCATTTAATTTACACGAACAAATAACACACCTTGCGTCTACACGTTGTGATAGAGTTTTTGCAAGCTTTCAGTCTGACAAAGATGTAATTTATCATTGGTGTTCTGAAGGCGGATCATCTTCTGCTTTCTGCCATAAAGCACACGGACCAATTGAGCAATTGGTAGCAACAGGAAAATATGTTGCATCATTAAATGAATGTCGCACACATGTTGATATTTGGAGATACAACGATAGCTACAAAGGAAGCGTTGAATCTCATTGCATTAATGATATTGCGGTAAACAATCGCAACACAGAAGATGAAGACTGTGAAGGCTCTGTGTACTTAGCTCATGGAAAACATATTACTTTATACAGCACAGATGGCGACAATGAAACATTGCTTCCACAAGTTTCTGGCGTTGTAACACATATTGCATCTGCTGACGGGAAAAACTTGGTTTATACAACGAGTCATTGCAATACTAAAATTGAAGCATTTACTCGCTGTGGTAAATTTGTTTCATCAATTCAAGCTTGTGGTCAAGTAACTCAAATGATCGCTAAAGGTGATTTTGTTTTTGCTGTAAATGAATCACATCCAAACAAAATAGAGATCTTTGATTTTAGCTGCCCACAAGATCCTTTCCGTGTTGATACAGTTACTACTTGCGGAAACATTGCGCAAATAGCTGCATCACAAAATGGTTTACAGTTTTATGCTACAAACCTAAGAAATCTATCTGAAGTTCAAGGATGGGTTATCAATGAAGGTTGCTGTGAGCCTATTTCAGATCAAGAAACATACAATCCATTTACAATTGATACGACACTTGTTAACTTGCTAGCTGCTGATGAAAGCGTTATTGCTGTTATCGGAGAAGCAATTTTGAATTAATTTTATTTATTAATTCTTTGGAAAATAGGCCAGCTTTTTAAAGCTGGCCTATTTCATTTTTTAACGGTTTTTATGTAACATGGCTTATATATAAATTCTTAAAAAGGAAAAAGCAATGACTCTTCTGTTCATTTTACTACTCAATTCATCAATAATACTTGGAAATACTCAACGCTTGGTCAGCCTAGAAGAGCTACTCACAAAAGATCCAGCAATCGAACTCTTTAAAGTTTTTGAAAAAAAAGAACTAATCCTTAATTCCTTCTCCAAAGACTTATCTATAAAACTAGCACCAGTTAACCTAATATTTAAAGAATCATTTGTAGCAAAAATACCACAAGGATCAGTATATTCTAAAGATGGATTTATTATTTTTCAAGATCAGATCATAAGTGATTTTATCTTTCCTCTCAAGTCACTTAAATCCAAAGCTGCGCAGTTTTTTAGCAAAAACGAAAACATAGAGTCTGCTTATTTTTTTCCAGGCAGAGTTGCCGTCATTTCAGTATCTTGCAAAACAAACTCAACCGCTTGCTACTTTCATTGGATATCCGCAGTTTTATCACGCCTAGCAACCCTTGAAACATCTGGTATAGAATATGATTTTCTCTATGTTTCAAGCCATCAACCTTTCATGAAGGAAACATTGATGGCTTGCGGCATAAGCCCAGATAAGGTTATAGACCCCCAAGATTATCCATACATTGTATCTGACGAGCTCATTGTTCCATCTTTAGCCCATGGAGATGCTCAAATGGGCAGCATAAAAACATCATACTGCGCACCTTGGCACATAAATTTCTTGAGAGCAAAAATGCTACCTATTGTGCAAAATAACCATCTTTTTTCAAAAAAAGTTTTTATTTCTAGGTCAGATGCGCAAATAAGGCAAACATCAAACGAAGATGATATTTTTAAATTATTAAGTCTTTATGGATTTGAGCGATACCAGCTCAGCAAGCTAACCTTTTTGCAACAAGTTGAATTATTTAACAATGCAGAAATAGTTATTGCTACTCATGGCGCGGGTCTAGTTAATACAATTTTTTCAAAACCTGGAACAAAAATCATAGAACTCTTTCAAAAAAAAATTAAAGCAACTTATTGGTTTTTAAGTCAAATTCTCAATCTTGACCATCAATGTATTTTCACACACGAATTCAATCATGATCAAGTAATGAACAGAGAAATACCCTTAGAGATAATAGAAAAAATAATAAAAGACCTGGAGCTAGAATTATAATAAGCACAATTGACTTATCCGATCAGAATCATGTTTTTTGAATACGAACCAACACAAAGTAGCACCAGATCTTTATTTTATTTGCAAAACCATTGACTCTCTTTTTTAAATTTTTCTACAGTATAAACAGTTTCAAAAAAGAAGCATAAATTTCGAAAGAGAGAGATGGAAAATTTGAAACAGCTAAGACCATTGGTTGAGATAAAAAAAGTGATCTTGCGAGATGAAAAACTTGCTAAAAATTTTAATCCGCCATTTTGCGATTTTCAAATTATTGAATTGCAAAATATTTTCATGACACCGAGGATTCATAAAATCACGGTAAAAAATATTACGAGCGGACGATCATTAATTAACACTTTTTTGAATTCTTTAAATTATTATCATAATGTTGGATGTTTAACTGCTATACCTATTTGCCTTGATCTGCAAACAGTCGACATGTATCAACTCATTCAAGAGTATACTCAAAGCTTTGAAATCGATAGAGCAATAGAAGATTTTTTTGTTGAACATTCATATTTTGATTTTGTATGGATCGAAATGACAAAAGACCTTTTGGATCAGTTTTCACTTCAAGATATAAAGCGAATGTGCGAAATACTCACGGTCAATGAATCAATACCTGTAATTATGATTCACTATGAAAATTAAATACAATAACTACCTACCAACACAATTCAGGCTCCTTATAAAAAAAGCTCTACAAAAAAATATCCACCGCGTCGATACAAGTACCAAGGCGGTGGAAAAAAGGAGAGTAGTAATGAAGCCTAATTTAAAGAATCAATTAATGTAATTAAAACCCAAAATTAAATTTGGCAATTAATTACAAATGAGATAATTTATAATTAATTTTAATTACTTGATTCACTATTAATTCTATCAGTTCTTGCCCTTCTGTCAAGCGGACAAGGCACAATTAAAAAAGATTTCCTGACAGCCTGTCTATGAATTTATTGATATGACGTCTGGATGAGCCTTTAGAATAAGACTTTCTAGCTCTGAGTCGCAAAAAGGGGATGTGATAATGATCTGATTTTTACATGACAGGAAGAAATGTATAAGATTTCTTAACCGAATTTTATCAAAATCTGAGATAAAGTCATCAATAAGAACCAGTGGCAATGGCCCATTCGAGCTATTGGTCGAAATGAGTGCTAATTTACATAAAAGCGAGACTAATTTTTGTTGCCCCCTCGATGCAAACATTTTTGCCTTTTTACCCTTTATTTGAAAAACAAGGTCATCTAAATGAGCTCCAAACAAAGACCTCTTTAAAACAACCTCTTGATGCTTTAATTGAGATATTTTCTGTAAAAACATTTCCATGGATTCGCCCTGCTTGGCAACTTTAGCCTCATACTGAATTTCAACTTCATAAACTCCGTCAAAATATCTATCGATCAGACTGTTTATTTCAACTTCTATGGCTTTAAGCTCAAGGATTCTAAGCCCTTGAATCATTATCGTACTTGCCCACAGTTTTTCAGTCCAAACTTCAAACTCTATTTTGTCCAAATTATTAGAATTTCCATAAGCACCGGAAAGTAGAGCGTTTCTATTTTCTAAGATATTTCTAAAGTTGCGATAAATATCCATTGATTCAGGCTTGGCAAAAAGGACAGCTTGATCTGCAAAAGCCCTTCTTCCAGATGGAGAACCTTTAATTAAATCAATGTCATCTTCTGTTAAAGTAATAACCTTAAAAAAAGGAAACGTATCTTTATAAGAGGTTACGTTTTTTTGGTCTAGTTTTATGATTCTCTTTTTGTGTGCATATCCAACTTGGATCACATGAGAAACGTCTGGCTCTTGATGTAAGGTAAAATTACCTTTTAAAAAAAAGCTATCAGACTCATAAGACATTAAATCAGTTAAAACATGCGATCTAAACGATTTAAAATAACATAAATAATTAATCGCTTCGACAATTGATGTTTTTCCAGAACCATTATCTCCAGTAATTAAAGTAATCTGCGAAGAAAAGGAAATTGATTTATCGGTAAAGCACCGAAACTGCTTTAGTTCTAGTTTTGTTAAAAACAATCAAATCTCTTTTACGCGTTATTTGCTGAAACTGGCATAACCAAATACATTAAATTACACATTTCATCACTTGCCTTAAAAATAATCGGTCGAGTATTGCTTTTAAGAAAACAAGTAATACTTTCAGTTTCGAAGGACTGTAAACCCTGTAAAAGATATGGCGAATAAAAGCGCATTTCTAAATTTTCAGATGTGAAATTTTCAATTGTAAGCAACTCATCTAAATTTCCAATTTCAGAATTTTTTAAAGAGACTTTTAGGTGTTTTTTAGAAAACAGAAAATTCGTAGCTAAGAACTGGCCCGAAAGCAAGCAAGCTGACCGCCTAAGGGTTTTTACTAGATCTGATTTGTTAATTGTTGCTGGCATGAATGAATCATGTTGTAAAATTGATTCATATTTTGGAAATTCATCCGCAAGTAATTTTGTGAAAAAATTGAATCTATCGCCAGAAAAGACTAGTTGATTATCACACATTCCTAAAAAGATAGATGGGACATCTGCATTCTCAAGAATTTTTTTAAGTTCAAAAATAGCACGCCTTGGAAGCAACCACTTCTTTTCTTTTTCTAAAACATATTTTTCTGATGTAACTTGGGCCAAGCAATGACCATCTGTAGTCGTAAGCTTAAAATCTTTAGGTGAAATTTCTAAAAACAATCCATTGAGTGATGGCGTTGCATTATTTTGTGGGATAAGAAACGAAACTTTTCCAAGCATGTCTGACAAAAACAATGAATCAATCTGCATAAGATTTTCAATTCGCTCAGGTAGCGGTGGAAACTCTTCTGCTCTTTTAATATTGAAAGAAATATTAATTTTCTTTTCGGCTTTAATAGTCAATTGATTCTCATCAAAAATACATTCAATATCTCCAGCCATCTCTTTGACCACATCAAAGATCTTTTTGCCCGGAACTAAAAACTGAATGCTTTCTACGGAGCTTTCAAGAAGCTGGCAGCTGTACTGTAGGCTAATTTCTAAATCTGTAGCCTTTAAAATTAATTCTTTGTTTGATACATGGAAAAGAATGCAAGAAGTTGATGATATTGTTGTTTTCTTTGTGCAAATTGGCTGCATAAAAAAAAGAGTAGCCAAAAAATCTTTTTGACTAATCACAAACGAGTTACTCATGAAAACCTTTCTTGCATATAAAAAAATTGATAACTAAACAAGTATACAAAACCAGCATATTTTCTCAATCAATCTTGAAATGATTTCTATGCTCGTGGGTGATATTTATCATACAATTCTCGTAAATGTGTCATTTCAAGATGTGTATAAATTTGAACTGTATTTATTTTTTCATGACCAAGCAGAGCTTGTAAAACTCTCAAATTTGCACCCCTTTTAAGCATGTGAGTCGCCAAAGAATGGCGTAAAACGTGTGGCGAGATTGAATTGATCAAACCAGATTTTTTAGCAATGTCTTTTATGATTTTCCAGAACGCCTGGCGAGAAATATGCCCCATTTTTCCAGCATATAAAACAGGAAAAAGATAATCTGTATCACGCCTTGCACTTTTGTTTTTAGTTTTTACATCTACCCCAAGCAGCCTGGAATGAATTTGATCAAGGTATGCTTTCAAAAGTACAATTATTTCATTTGGCAGAGGCACTACTCGATCCTTTCCACCCTTTCCTGATACCTGCAAGCAGCTATCTTCAAAATTAATGTTCGAACACTTTAAAGCAACTAGCTCACTGACGCGAAAACCACAGGCATAGAGCAAGCAAAGCATTACTTTATTACGTTGGCCAATTACCGTTTTTTCTTCGTCTGCAGCAACCAGCAAAGCCTTTACCTGATCCTGGGTTAAATGCTTTGGTAAATGTTTTGCGAGCTGTGGAAATTGAACCCCATTGGTAAATGGTACGATGTCATGATACTTTGATAAATAATTTGCAAATGTTTTTAACGCAGAAAGCTTTCGAGATGCAGATTTTGAACCAATGTCTAAAGTATGCTTCAGGTGCTTTAAAAAATCTTTTACATGCTGATTAGAAATGTCAGTAACACTTGAGATTGAATACTCAGTCTCTAAAAACTGTAAGAACTGCTCAATGTCACGCCGATAAGCTTCAATCGTATTATTTGCAGAACATTTTTCTGTCATTAAATAGTGCTGAAACTTCTGAAATAAATTTCTCAAAATTATCCTTTTTTACAAACCTGAAGACGGTAGATAAGCAAAGCTCATAGCGTTAACCGATGGAGTTGCTTTAATTTCTTCTAGGTGTTTTATCTTAGCTTGAACATAAAACTCGCTTTTACCCTGAGCTCTTAAATCAGCTTTTATCTTAGTAATCATTAATGATTCAACCATTTCTGCTATCATCGGTTGATTTTTCATTAAATAAACAAGGAGCTGCTGCGTTTTTGATTGAAATGCTGGTAAGTCATATATCTTATTGCTTGACTGAGATGAAATAGATTGTAAATCTTGATACATAGTTTGAAGCTTTCCAAGATCAAGATTTTTAAGCTCTTTTACAAATTCTATTACTTTATCCTTGGAAACATTTTTTACCATAAAACTAATACCCTTGACCAATTGCGCACGATTCATTTGAGCAACGCTTTTATCTTGCTTGCTCAGATTAGCTTTTTGATCGGCTAACTTTTCATAAAACTCATATAAAAATCGCATGTCTTGCAAACTATTTTCCTGGTGATTTTTTATAAACTCTGCTGTTTCTTCTTTGGAAAAGCCCAAGCTTGTCATTTTATCTGAGATCGTAGATAACATTTCTTCTCGAGACATAAGCAAAGAAACTTTATAATTTGGATCTAAATATAAATTTTTCGCCTTGTCGTAGCTATCATAATGGGCATAAAGAAGCTCTAAGAAATCTGTTTTTGTAAGTTCATTAAAATAAGTCAGACGAGGATCTAATAACAATGAAGTTGAAAAAGCTGTTAATCCAGTCGAATCATAACCACTACTCGAAACGCCAACAACTGCTACCATTGCTGCCGTTGATGCCCACTGATGAGCCATCTGTGCAATTGTATCAACAGACGACGATTTTCCATCAACATAAAAAGACTTTGATGCAATTTTTTTTTCAAGCTCACTACGCAACGTTGGATACAGCATTTTCAAATCTGAAACTGACGCTTTATGTAGCATAGATATTTCATTATCAATATCTTCTTTTGAAAAACCTATTTGCTCTAGCTTTTTAGAAATTCCCACAAGAAGATCTCCTTGTGATCCATCTGGAATATTAAATATTTTTTGTATGTTTTTCATGATTGAAGTCACGACAGGACTCACTAC from Candidatus Dependentiae bacterium encodes the following:
- a CDS encoding glycosyltransferase family 61 protein gives rise to the protein MTLLFILLLNSSIILGNTQRLVSLEELLTKDPAIELFKVFEKKELILNSFSKDLSIKLAPVNLIFKESFVAKIPQGSVYSKDGFIIFQDQIISDFIFPLKSLKSKAAQFFSKNENIESAYFFPGRVAVISVSCKTNSTACYFHWISAVLSRLATLETSGIEYDFLYVSSHQPFMKETLMACGISPDKVIDPQDYPYIVSDELIVPSLAHGDAQMGSIKTSYCAPWHINFLRAKMLPIVQNNHLFSKKVFISRSDAQIRQTSNEDDIFKLLSLYGFERYQLSKLTFLQQVELFNNAEIVIATHGAGLVNTIFSKPGTKIIELFQKKIKATYWFLSQILNLDHQCIFTHEFNHDQVMNREIPLEIIEKIIKDLELEL
- the recF gene encoding DNA replication and repair protein RecF (All proteins in this family for which functions are known are DNA-binding proteins that assist the filamentation of RecA onto DNA for the initiation of recombination or recombinational repair.) → MFLTKLELKQFRCFTDKSISFSSQITLITGDNGSGKTSIVEAINYLCYFKSFRSHVLTDLMSYESDSFFLKGNFTLHQEPDVSHVIQVGYAHKKRIIKLDQKNVTSYKDTFPFFKVITLTEDDIDLIKGSPSGRRAFADQAVLFAKPESMDIYRNFRNILENRNALLSGAYGNSNNLDKIEFEVWTEKLWASTIMIQGLRILELKAIEVEINSLIDRYFDGVYEVEIQYEAKVAKQGESMEMFLQKISQLKHQEVVLKRSLFGAHLDDLVFQIKGKKAKMFASRGQQKLVSLLCKLALISTNSSNGPLPLVLIDDFISDFDKIRLRNLIHFFLSCKNQIIITSPFCDSELESLILKAHPDVISINS
- the dnaN gene encoding DNA polymerase III subunit beta → MSNSFVISQKDFLATLFFMQPICTKKTTISSTSCILFHVSNKELILKATDLEISLQYSCQLLESSVESIQFLVPGKKIFDVVKEMAGDIECIFDENQLTIKAEKKINISFNIKRAEEFPPLPERIENLMQIDSLFLSDMLGKVSFLIPQNNATPSLNGLFLEISPKDFKLTTTDGHCLAQVTSEKYVLEKEKKWLLPRRAIFELKKILENADVPSIFLGMCDNQLVFSGDRFNFFTKLLADEFPKYESILQHDSFMPATINKSDLVKTLRRSACLLSGQFLATNFLFSKKHLKVSLKNSEIGNLDELLTIENFTSENLEMRFYSPYLLQGLQSFETESITCFLKSNTRPIIFKASDEMCNLMYLVMPVSANNA
- a CDS encoding tyrosine recombinase, translated to MRNLFQKFQHYLMTEKCSANNTIEAYRRDIEQFLQFLETEYSISSVTDISNQHVKDFLKHLKHTLDIGSKSASRKLSALKTFANYLSKYHDIVPFTNGVQFPQLAKHLPKHLTQDQVKALLVAADEEKTVIGQRNKVMLCLLYACGFRVSELVALKCSNINFEDSCLQVSGKGGKDRVVPLPNEIIVLLKAYLDQIHSRLLGVDVKTKNKSARRDTDYLFPVLYAGKMGHISRQAFWKIIKDIAKKSGLINSISPHVLRHSLATHMLKRGANLRVLQALLGHEKINTVQIYTHLEMTHLRELYDKYHPRA